The Magallana gigas chromosome 6, xbMagGiga1.1, whole genome shotgun sequence genome includes the window tgttgtcaaaaTATGGAAAAGCAATTCATATGAAGTTCTATATGTTGTTTTTATGCAACTGACGCATGCAAGTATACTGAACCATGCCTCTTTATTCACTTAGAAAGCTGTAGAACTGCGCAACTGCATACTTATTTTGAAggtttaaaaatctgaaaaaataagaAAGGGGTTGGCGTCCTACATGTATCTTCAACCATTTGTTcagaaaaatgttgaattttgcACATTACCTCAATAACTTTGCCGCATAATAGGCTACCCTATATTTGTTTCAGTCGGTATGGAATCTATCTTTAGAACAAGAAAATTAGAGTCAATCTACACTTAGAACTCCTGTGTCTATGGAGGCAAATTgacgttatattttcataaaaagaaataaatgtcaattcaaaacaaGCTGTGTAGAATGTGACAGACATCTCTATACCAGTTCCAGGGGGTTTTCAGTTATATGagtatgaattaaatttaagaCTTTTTTAAGTAGGGTAGGGtccataaaaaataattgtcttAAACGAAGactatgcatatatatttttcaatgaaaataaaacttcaaTGTACTCCTATAGACACAAACAAAAACAGCGAATTAATGGTTTTTTAGACCCATTTTAAGAATAGGGTAATCTCGTTTGAGACAAAGTAAGAACTTAAAGAAGCAAGTTTAGACTTTAgacctttttctcaacaaatggttgcaGGTTGACACTAATGACCtcctttcatatttttaaaatttttgttatgctctttgtatgcataattttcatacaaaacaacatgtggaacctcatatttattgcttttttatcttttgaaaacaGTTTTAGTCAATTTTGAgtagaaacaagccagttcaagaaatatttacattttaatcctCAAATATAAAAGGTGGTCGAACACATTCCTTAAATGTGACCgatgcaattttaaaatgtacacaGATTTTGGGGCTCCACAGACGTCCTACTGTGGTTTTCTAATCCTTATTCCAATTCCCATCTTAATAAATCATCTCCAGTAACGCCAATAagactttatacatgtatctttctttaagggggatgtgtggccatcttgtacatttgaggataagaatataaaattttcttgaactggcttctCTAatttctgcccgaaactggcccaaaatgttgccaaaagatataaaagcagtaaataTGTTGAGgcctttttctcaacaaatggttttatatagagaggacaccaatgaacccccttCGTATTTTTtcggatttttaaatcttcaaaataagtctgtagctgcacGGATAGTCGACACACTGTGAGCGTGTGAAGATTGTCACCATTATATTACTATATGCTCTCCATCCTAATTCGCAAGGGAAGTTAATAGACTGGATCCCCGCATCTGACCATTTGATATGGCAACATTCGTAGATAAAGCACCAGTCTTTCCCTGGAGCACACTAGATTCCACTGCAAACAAACTCCAATTTTATTGCTATTTAATTGTTCTATTTATGCTGGTTTGAACACGATAGATTGTCTAGCAGTTCTGGCTGTCTGTGGCTCCTGGAAAAGGTTTTGGATCTGTTGATTTCAACAGTAATCTCACTATTAAGATTCTCGGGGTATAGATCACATTTGCTAAAAAGTGCGTGGCGATAAATTTTAGTCATTACAGAATCCTGTTATGTTTCAGAAAGACAAAACACAGACATAATTGTTAGGCCAGAGCAATCATTGACCGAAAACGCCTTaccaacaacattttttgtaatcTCAGCCAGAGGacaatcatttcttttaatcCAGCCCATTCAAGGTTAGGTACAAATATAACGTGATAGTTGCTTGAAAATAAAAGATGTTACATCATATGACTAATTATGACAAAAGATTtagatatactagtatacaatcatgtatatggAATGCAGATAAAAGCAGCCACTGCCATAAGCAGGGTTCCAGTTGGCACTAACAATTCCCGTCCTTTAGAACATTAACAGCATCCTAAAAAATAATCTGCTCAGTCGAAAGACTGACAGTTCTCTTCAAGGTTCCACCAATGGCTGCGTTTAAACTCTCAGGGAATTCAAAAAACATAGAAATGAAAGCAAGATTAGACAATACTGTGCCCATTGGTGGCTTTAAAACTTGTCCGATGCTAGAAGCACATCACCGACACAGACTGTTTTATTAGCCCATTTACGGGTCATACATACAATTTATAGGGCAACATGATATCTGCATGTAAGGTTTGCCCAGAACAAAATGTTGGGGAAACAGGCGACCTTCGCAGAAGAATCAGGAACAACCGTTATACTATAACGACCAAtataaaggttttaaaaaatctgtaaaGTGTAAGGCAATCTGGatatattactaaaaccgatGTGGTTTGACTTTaccgatcgcgtcgcgttcaactctttcagctacgtcatacataaacaatacccgcaccttaaccacagtttttttattggtggattcagcttaccgctgattggctgctgtttaactaagactaaattatgcacggacagaacaacaacatatctgagaatgaaaaattcacatgggtactcgtgactgtcgaaattgggctatttttcgaaagtgtacacttgtgataaaacaatgcatacggtacataatatatatagctgtagctctatgtataaattttgggttagaaaatataaatcaagctacagtgcatacaatacttacatgtacaaaaaaactttacggcaatttgccgcATATAAAAATAacgctatttttgaaaaaaataataattcttcatttagtttactactgttaataattgtatcTTACTtgccccaaactttctcctattaaacaaccttcttccgtactcggaaggcggatcaagaactgtattttttatgtatgtaaacaaaccattgTTCATGTATGGAGCTGGTGATCGGCGGTTCAGAGGCAGGTAAActaaagaaatctgcagtaaatggtttgtggatattttagtatatatatatattacaccgaaagtgatagggcaacagaagagaaacgaatcggacacttgtctaatgaagacgcacatgtacaaacccccttgcactctccacttccgtctcgttctttcaaACCAtcgttcaattcttttattgactgtcgattgccgatcgaaaggtgtagaaatcgaggaattcatatctatcacttcgactggcaagttagtaggtaatacatgtgcatattacacatttacggtatttacatgaattgaacgcttagcacatgcaacttctaaatattatattttttataacgccgtactctggaccgtagcttgagttgaggctatggtttaacgcccgtttacagagagagagagagagagagagagagagagagagagagagagagagttttgcacagaatttaaacataggggatagtcgattttgaatgaataatattggggggaaatGAACTGTTCTGAGgaatccttcagctctggcattgcatgATCttgacgctataggaaaagtcaaaccaaatcggttttgataataatgacaaaatcgtagaaaatgtcatatttataacTGGCTTTCTTTATATTTCGTTAAAAACTAAAGTTTACAATAATTAGAATACTTTTAAACTTCTGTATAGAGCTCAACTATATCCCGATACACTTTTATAGCAAACTGAATTTCATATAAGTTGACTTAAATGTATACATAagctttaattttttgtgaGCTTTTGAATTTTCTTCGTATTAAAttactatttttaaataaaactatttgacACAAAAATGTCAAATGCCAGctcattattgttttaataGATGCAACTAGTAATATCTTTGATGGGCAGTGACTTGGTGaactttttttctgaatttaagCAATGCATAATACAGTTGCATGTATGAAAGCTGATATGTTTTCAGTAAATTCAGTATTCTAATGACGTGATCTTCAAtaattcaatttgttcaaatctaTTCACGGTAATAGGGCGATACTAGTATAGGAAAGTGTTACTCTTCCGTcatcaatttgaaaatttaaaaatcagctTATGTAAGAGAAGTGTTGGGTAGAGTTCCGGGGTAGTGAGAAACAAACAAGAAAAGCAGCCACTAATACCAAACATTGCTAATTGTCCCAAATGCAACAGGTATCTGAACCCTCTAAATAAGCCAAGCGTACGATATACCTATGGATTATTTTATTTAGACTGCTATTACACAACATACATGTGTTTgcaccattatataaatagtgcctgtttgggagggtaacagttgaaattgacaccccgagaaaaccattgtcaaccgacgcgaagcggaggttgacaatggttttcgaggggtgtcaatttcaactgttatcctcccaaacaggcactatttattttgttatactgaatgtcttttttaaaatttttaagaaaattttactgcttttatataggaataacgtgaattctacagcgaaccgtacgcgcataattttcgcgcatgtaacattttttaatgttacccgttgccaagtgcgttgctaacgctgagggtaatagtaaatattattaactgcgtcttaaccaatcagatttcagtatttaacatgaaagtataacaaaaagaaatatttatcattggTCACGAAAATTCTATTgaacactattttaaaactgtttaatttgatttcttaatatgaataaaatagccCAGACTTTTTACCTGCAAACTTCAGAATAAGTGCTACTGCTAGATGTTCCTGATAAGGCCACAAATTCAGTGGTGGTGTACCTTCTACTGATCATAAGATACAGCAAAACATTTACGTACTCAGACGGTTGAATCTCTCTGGGCTGTTCGAATTAGAGGAACATCTTACCTTTCGACAAGGTACCACAGAATACTAGTAAGTTGACTGGGAATTTATGATATCGCGTAGaggaaaaaatttagaaaccTTGCACAGAACTCTTGACATGATGTATATATACCATAGTAGGAAGAGCTGACGACGGACCTGGAAATGATAACCCACACCAATGGTTCAAAAGATTCTTGTTAGTAGGACTTTATTTTATTGACGACGCAAATTGCTTTTAtcattaaagattttaattttgaccaaaattcaTCATATACCTATAAATCGCCGAATAAATCTCGAAATAAGTAGAATGCAAGACAAGACAAGAGTTTTGTAGCCTAATGTATGTTGTTATCAAACTGTAGTGTTTAGTAGATTTTAAGGATACCAGGGTCGATACCCAAttgaaaaaacataattttagatttaataattgctttgtttaatttgttgtcTGTGCTTCACACGAATGTAATTAAGGAAAAATGGAAACGTTTACATAGCCTTAAATGTGCTATCAAATGACTGCTTCTTGGAAAATATTGATAAGTTCAGTAAAATTACAAGTGGATTAAGGTAATGTTAGATTATATTGATGTTAAATTACCTCTATGACGGCGGTTTTTGGATAGTTAAACCCGTACCCATTGGGTATTCGACAAGTAAGACATTTCACATATCTGAAGTTTTGTTCCAAATGTCAATGACACATATCCGCATCTGCCACATAGCCCATGGCATTCTCTGTAGAATTCTTACACTTGAATTCCGCGGTAGATAACCTTGAAATCtgaataatatttacatctaccaagtatgattccctatTCTTCTTCAGGAAACTTATAGTCAATTTAtggctctatagaaacagccagactgaaaactacacgccccgtttatcgattggtcgaaatctacagcggctgaaactgacaggaaactgacaggactgaaatcgacacgccctgtttatagATTGGTCGTAACCTActgcgacctaagaaaaatcacggactgcactaaataatcatgacgatgacAGACTCAATGTCTCACGGGAGACGATTTGGTTGTTTCTTtcagctaacgtactgatgtacattaacagtagtTTAGTGAATATcacttactttttataatcaatttattaataagttaatagaaatatgtaaatataaaaaataaaatgctttcttttatgATTCacgcgggttatgaaggtagcgatcattaaagaaaaagaaccagctaacgcaggttatgtatttttttgcaatgtggccaccttcataacccgaatgaatcccCAAACAAAgccttttattatttaattgaatattaaagAATGTTATTGAATATAATTTGACTCAATGAACCGACACAAATATTAGAAATAGAAAAagttttcttcatattaaataaatacatgtagatagaaaGGTTAAGGCAAATTGAAAGGCTGACTTTGACCGGATGTTGTAAACATACCTACTAATGAATACATAAATAAAGGCTGGGTAAGAGACGGGAAACATCAAAAGTATAGAGAGTAGAGGTACTGTCCCATCTGCTGTCTGCCATAAAGACCCAACTCATCATAGTGGAGAATTCTGTTCATGTCTGCTTGCTGAATCCGCACGGAggctagaaaaaaaattaaaatgtgaccaaaaaataataataaaggatgTGCATATATCATCACTATAGAAGACATATAGGTGGCGATATCCTCTCTAATTACACAAGACAGTTGATTACAGTGAACCCTGAACCAAAACTGAGTTTGTCTCAGTCTGATACCCACTTCCTGTATTAGTTATGAAATCTCTGATACCAGCTGGATATAGaagatgtacatatatatagaaTGAAGTATGCGTCctggttttaaaaaatgtttatttgttaTGGAGTAAGAACATATGCACTTATTTTTACGGGTGAGTTGTCATTACAAGTGTCCCCTTGGAGTGTTCGAGAGACCAAATATTTAGCACATGGTTACCATCAACCACTTAACTAATAGGACCTAAACTGGCCTTTTAATGAAATCGATTAATTAGTTTCTTGTGTCATACTTGCGAAGTTATTGTTACGTTCACCTTCcatttgtaattaaattatcaGGATCTTAATATGTGCTTTTTTAACCTATTGAATGATTAAAACCTTCCGAAATCCATggttaaaataatcaaaatccaTGCAATTGTTCTGGAATACACATCTAAGATAGACCTGTATCATTCAGTCAATTGACTATTAACTGaaaggtctggaaaggtgactgaatggcatagctattTCATCAGTCACCTTACAGTAACATGGCAGTAACGTTACCTTTCCAATGATCATCAGTCACCTTACAGTTACGTGTCGATTACCTTCCAATGACTGAATAGCATAGCTATGCCATCAGTCACCTTACAGTTACCTTCCAAtaactgaatggcatagctataTCATCAGTCACCTTACAGTTACGTGTCATTTACCTATTCAATAACTGAATGACATATAGCTATGTTATATTTCACCTTACAGTAACGTGTCAGTTACCTATTCaatgactgaatggcatagctataTCATCTTTCACCTTACAGTAACGTGCCAGTTATATTTCTGCCAATCCAATGACTAAATGGCAAAGCTACGTCATCAGTCACCTTACAGTAATGTGTCTGTTACCTATCCaatgactgaatggcatagctatgTCATCAGTCACCTTACAGTTTCAGTGTCGTAGCATTGGATACGTCGACATCAGTCACTTTACAGTATCGTGTCTGTTACCAATCCAATGACTGAATTTTAACAAATCCTATAACGTTAGTAagaaaaacttttctttttaaggAAATCACCTTTCCGATTCAAAAAgtgttttataatttatataaacatatttttttgagtaatcaaatggattaggcaacaggcaaagttaattttaagttaaataaaacataaacaaaaaacataacatatgaatgaaaactattgtattttattttcttagtataaatatattttccccGTGGGTACGAGTTGACTAGTGAAGTCgtactcaaatatttgggtaCGAGATGGTTTGGGTGCGAGTCGGGTTGGGTACGACTTGACTTGAATCCGCTAAAAATGGCGTCAAGTCCGAAAAGAAGAAAGTCAGAGGAAAACACAGAAAAGGACTTGCTATATGCCatgatgaaaatttgtacagACCTAGACAAGTCACATATTAATTTAACTCCGTTAATAATTGAATGTTGTAACGGGTCGCTCAGTTCTTCGTTTTCTAAGGCATTCTGTAATACAGAGCCCTACGACGCTCGCCTCTTATTTGGCGATGTGTTCCACTACGGCATATCGATTTTAAGGGAATTTGTAGAGAGTAAGAAGACTCCAAATGacagaaaaatgttatttgtgtTTAATAAACTGATGGATTTTGTAAATGGGGGTAAGCAAAACTCCGACGATGTGTTGTAGCTGGCATTTAGAAAAAAACCGTCAAGTTTAATTTGTAATGTAATTACTACTATGAAGTAAAGTATAAAGAACCAAAACGAACATTATTGTATCCATATCAAGAATTGTTGATACATGTGCACTTGGAAACTTTAAAGGTTTTGTGTTCTTTAGACATGGAAAGTTAAATAATCTttcatatttcatgtatttatttttttttacaacagatAGAAGCCTAAAACTTTCTGATCCTCTAGAACTTCAGTCCCTCTCAGAACGTGAGCTGACATTACTAGTGGTTAATCATCTGTTTAGGAAACTAGCAACATCATCCTGCTATCTGATTGACAAAAATGGTCATGAACACAGAGGGAATCGCTGTGTATGTGGAAAAGATTCTTGTGAAATGACGGGATGGTATGGGGATACCAGTATAGGTGAGAAATGATATCAGACTCAAAAGCTCAGTTGTAACTGCTAGGGCACTGGCACGGTACACCAGAGATGCACGGTTTAAATCCCAGTTGAGACTTGACTTTTTACCACCTGTTACATTGTTATATTAAATGTGGTCACTTTCTTGAAATGTAAGTGGCATTTGAGCAAAggtaaaaaaacataaaaaagggTGAGGCTTGCCCTCCTCATATTTTGGACTTGAGcccaaatattgtttatatttcaagACCCTTTACTGTATATAACATTTACTGTTTATCCTGTAACAATTATTTCTACCAACAAGCtatttcaacaaatttttcTAGTATTGTACATTATTTgatatcataggcgtcggaacagGGGGgactagggggggcttagcccccccccccccccactttttttgcaaagttatacctaaccattagaaacatagcatgatagcgggttcagcccccccccccccccccccactttttctcacaggaaagattattgttcctaaatttaccttgagagattgagaagttggattcagaagcatacaagcgccccccccccccccccccccccccagtaagTTTAAGTTTGGGTAAGGAAGTATaggtttacccccccccccccccccccacggattaggatttccatgattttgggaattacttttctctcaatatttctgaggattagtctagccccccccactttcaatttgcttccaacgCCTATGGATATCTTGGAGTCTTTGGAAATCTAATCATGAAAGTTTCTTAAAATCCAAGGATTTATCTTAAGACATATCTTACAAGTATTACTACTCTTAAGACTTATCATAAGATACAAACTGAAGCTATCTTAGACATATCTTAATTTAAGATCTTACAACTTACCTCCCCggtaaaaaaattttaaatcggTGCACGTAAATAATTTATCTATGtattgtttgtattattttaaagactaaaaataaaactaaagcaATAATGTATAGGTAGGTACATTAAGTCAATACATCAATTAGTGCTTTATCCTCTCATAACATccaaatgtatgtacatgtaaagtacatgtgattttatatttcagaGTACTCTGACTTGGTGTAGATATTGGtgtcttctttttattttaaaaagtggtAGTTCACAACCTACATATTTGCTGTTGAGTTTATAAAGGATAAGACAACCGTTGTGATGTCTTAAAGTATAGACGATGATTTTGAAGATGTTTCGTAAGTTGGGACGGCTTCGAGAAACTATCTTGAGACTAGGATGTGTCCTAAGATAAATCTGAGGCATATCTTGGTCTTAAGATTAGCTTCATTAACTTGCCCACTAAATGTTGATTCATAAACATCGAAATATCTCTTATGTGTTATATTGGTTTAAAGCTTGAATATTCAGAATAGGCTTTCAACACAAGATGTGTGAGACCATGGTTGATGTTGTCAGTTCTATCTCGCACCGATCAAGTCAAAACTTTATTATCACTTGTTTCAGGAAATGCAGAGGTGTGGCATGGGAACATTGATATCATCATCAATGATGATTTGGCTGTGGAACCGTTGAAAGAGACCCCCAGTGAACAGTCTCCCCTAGAAGTAAAATTAGAGGCTTCATTGAAAACAAATCCACAGATCGCAGCACAAACTATAGTTTTTTCTTTTCTCCAAAAAAAGAGACACCCAGAACGTGAGCACTTTTTAACCCCATGCATTGGAGTAAGACGTTCAGAGCTTTTTATCATGCTTTATGATTCAGAACATGATGTTTTGCTAGAGAGTTCTACTGTACCCCTCTTTGAGAATGAATTTTCTTGTGAATTTTCTTTCTGTGCAATTCTAGTTTGTTGGTTAACAGTTAACTACCGGTTTTTTTGTAGtggtttaaataaaaagttcaaaatgctgaaaagcaatttttttgACATTGCTAAAAAGAAAATCACTGTATATGAAGAAGAACTACAgtttcaaaatgtcaaaacttGTAATTTTCCAGAGCTTAAGCTGGCAAGACCTTATGTTTCATCATTTATGCACGACACCCAAAAAGTGCTAATTGAAAAGTACttcaaattgaataaatctgaTGAAAATGGTCTAGATGTGAAAAATTAAAGCTAATTGTTccacattaatttgtaaatcattCATTGCTTTTCTTCTGGATTTTGATTTATTCCCCAgaaagttttgaatattttgcaaCTGAATGGCTGAACAAAGTTGTATGGACAGGGtctggaaaattaaaattttttaaattcccaATACAATGATGTATGTAttccaatttatttgattttgtgaattgaaataaaaaaaggataatttctttataattaatcattaaaagTTAGAAAAAGTTTGCATTTCTTCTTGTGAAAAGTTGGTTACATTGTTGGATAGCTATTTCTTACGTACAGATGTATATTAAAGTTACTTCAATCATATTTGAAAGTAACTTTTCtggttttagttttgttttttgttgttgtttttttatattcattttcatatttaataaagTTTCTATCAATCACAGAATAATTCATGCTTATATTATCTcacatcaataaaataaaattaga containing:
- the LOC105338028 gene encoding uncharacterized protein, with the translated sequence MASSPKRRKSEENTEKDLLYAMMKICTDLDKSHINLTPLIIECCNGSLSSSFSKAFCNTEPYDARLLFGDVFHYGISILREFVESKKTPNDRKMLFVFNKLMDFVNGDRSLKLSDPLELQSLSERELTLLVVNHLFRKLATSSCYLIDKNGHEHRGNRCVCGKDSCEMTGWYGDTSIGNAEVWHGNIDIIINDDLAVEPLKETPSEQSPLEVKLEASLKTNPQIAAQTIVFSFLQKKRHPEREHFLTPCIGVRRSELFIMLYDSEHDVLLESSTVPLFENEFSCEFSFCAILVCWLTVNYRFFCSGLNKKFKMLKSNFFDIAKKKITVYEEELQFQNVKTCNFPELKLARPYVSSFMHDTQKVLIEKYFKLNKSDENGLDVKN